From the Bubalus kerabau isolate K-KA32 ecotype Philippines breed swamp buffalo chromosome 2, PCC_UOA_SB_1v2, whole genome shotgun sequence genome, one window contains:
- the CHODL gene encoding chondrolectin, which translates to MSRVVSLLLGAALLCGHGAFCRRVVSGQKVCFADFKHLCYKMAYFHELSSRVSFQEARLACESEGGALLSLENEAEQKLIESMLQNLTKPGIGISDSDFWIGLWRNGQGQTSGACPDLYQWSDGSSSQYRNWYTDEPSCGSEKCVVMYHQPTANPGLGGPYLYQWNDDRCNMKHNYICKYEPEINPTAPVEKTYFTNQPGDTHQNVVVTEAGIIPNLIYVVIPTIPLLLLILVAFGTCCFQMLHKSKGRTKTSPNQSTLWISKSTRKESGMEV; encoded by the exons gccAAAAAGTATGTTTTGCTGATTTCAAGCATCTCTGCTACAAGATGGCCTACTTTCACGAGCTGTCCAGCCGCGTGAGCTTTCAGGAGGCACGGCTGGCTTGTGAGAGCGAAGGGGGAGCTCTTCTGAGCCTGGAGAATGAAGCAGAACAGAAGTTAATAGAAAGCATGTTGCAGAACCTGACAAAGCCAGGAATAGGAATTTCCGATAGTGATTTCTGGATAGGGCTTTGGAGAAATGGCCAGGGGCAAACATCCGGTGCCTGCCCAGATCTCTACCAGTGGTCAGATGGAAGCAGTTCCCAGTACCG AAACTGGTACACTGATGAACCTTCCTGTGGAAGTGAGAAGTGTGTTGTGATGTATCATCAGCCAACGGCCAACCCTGGCCTTGGGGGCCCCTACCTTTACCAGTGGAATGACGACAGGTGCAACATGAAGCACAATTACATCTGCAAGTATGAACCAG AGATTAATCCAACAGCTCCTGTAGAAAAGACGTATTTTACCAACCAACCTGGAGACACTCATCAAAATGTAGTTGTTACTGAGGCAG GAATAATTCCCAATCTAATCTATGTTGTTATACCAACAATCCCTTTGCTCTTACTGATCCTGGTTGCTTTTGGAACCTGCTGTTTCCAGATGCTGCATAAAAG TAAAGGAAGAACAAAAACTAGCCCAAACCAATCCACACTGTGGATTTCAAAAAGCACCAGGAAAGAAAGTGGCATGGAAGTATAA